The sequence below is a genomic window from Mytilus edulis chromosome 2, xbMytEdul2.2, whole genome shotgun sequence.
ataaatactgaacatttttcattaatgtcaTCTTTTGTAAAGTTGGGCATATCTTCTTCCAAATATACTTGAGATGTAATAAATAATCTGCCTAGTCACGTAGAATTGTTAACAATTGTTACTTGTTACAACACAAAAATAGTTACAGGAGACTCAGGCTCAGCTCTGGCTGGACTAAGtctgaaatgaaaattaaaaaacatataattggcatacatgtatgtactgaaAGAAAATTTTGTACCGGGttatatgttttaattgaatatgactaatttgtaaataaacaattgtTAGACAAATTCATAtcatttttaagattttattgCTGGAAGTTGAAACCAGAAATTGATGAACAGTGTAACTCCAAAACAGATCAACATTTTTGGTTAATGactgctatttaaaaaaaacaaattaggtTGGAGTACATTAAACAATGTTGATATCTACCCTCcacctaaaaaatatatatgaactaaAATTTCTAATTCATATTCTTCTTTCAAATTGACTCATAAGgatatacatgatttttttaccTTGTGGAAATGGAAACCAAACATATGACTTGTTTTGGTTGTATCTAAGTTAACTTATTGTTAGTGTTTTCAGTAATTAAGTATGTGTTTGAAACTATATGGCCTTTTCTTGCAGTAATATTTATTATTGAGGTTATACATGATTGAATATATACCTGTTTATTTTACATGTCTGTAACTTTAAAGAGAAGATACACACGAATGTTCAACTATCAGAGTTATAGCTATGTTGTatcttcaataataaaaaaaaaaatgattacctTTATATTGGAATATTGCCTTTTTATTAGATTTGCTACAATTTTGCTAGAAAAAAGGACAACTGTTAAAGAGATGTTAAGgttaaacaatagtacacaaaaataAGAGGTAGTTTATAGAATTATCAAATGATAGAAACACAATAGAAACTTCAAAATCAGCCAGTCTGGTttctttcgtttaaaaaaaacaaccaccTGATGGTATGATTGAACAAACCCTGTGACATTAGGAAGGACAGGTACAAACTTGTTAGCTGTTATAAGCTCCTTGATAGAACATCACAAATTACATTACATATAATTACTAGTACATGACAATCAGAGAGAGTACAAAATGGACTGCTAcagtaaaacatttaaataaaggtAGTGGTCAGACATGGTTGCTTTCCAAAAGTAACATTTACTGTTACTGATATAAAAGGATTCTTCTTTCATCAAATGCTAGATATTTACCAAATCTTAAATTTGAGTATTCAGAATTACTTCCTGTTATCGAGAATTGTATATGAGATGAATGCCTAAACTTCAAAAATATGGACACATACAAAAGTTTAAGTTAAAAATTCAGAATTTGATGAATCATGCATACTTGTATGTTAAAAATGAAGCATATTGAAGAGTTCGGATTCATATCTTTAAAGGTATTCATACATTCACACAGAAACAACAAAAAAGGGTATGAATATAGTTGCTAATTTcagtaattgtaaaatataaacatgtagcACAAAGATGAAAGTCTGCAGAAATTAAACTATAATGAGAAGGAGGCATCTCAATAAAGCAGGATGTCATAAAAAATgatgggatgccagcatcccaatatAGCAGGATGCCAGCATCCCAAAATAACAGGATGCCAGCATCTCGTCATAACAGGATGCCAACATCCCGATATAAAaggatgccagcatcccaatatagcaggatgccagcatcccaaaattacgggatgctggcatcccaatatagcaggatgccagcatcccaatatTACGGGATGCTGGCATCCAAATACAGCAGGATGTCAGCATCCCAATATAGCAGGATGCCAGCATCCAAAAATTacgggatgctggcatcccaaataTAGCaggatgccagcatcccaatatTACGGGGTGCTGGCATCCCAATATAGCAGGATGCTAGCATCCCAATATtacggatgctggcatcccaatacagcaggatgccagcatcccaatatAGCAGGATGCCAGCATCCAAATATGACGGGATGCCAACATTCCAATATACAGGAAATCCAGCAtccaaaacaaaatacaaaatattaaaaaaaaataaaaggcaaaaCTAGCATTCCAGTAAAAGTAAGATGCTGAggtatataattattttgacaacAGCATCTACATTTAATTTTAATGCTGGTAgcatataaaatcaaacaaacagcATATGTACTATAAAAAGATGCTACcttatacaaaaaatgaaagcagttaataaattgaaaaatacttgaacaaataatttaaaattagcATCTTTTCATTGAAATATGCCATTTCCTAGTTTTTACACAGAATATATGAAAAAAACGGTACATGagaatttaaaattttagttgAGAACCCGTTAGTTTAAGAACTTGAATACATCGTGTTTGTGGTTACCTTCATTGTCTACATCACTAACAATGCCAAAACATATACAAAAGGAGGTTAAACTAGtataaataaggcaacagtagtatatcgaaattcataaatcgattgagataaaaaTCAAATCCAGGTGCCACACGTGGAacaggatctgcatacccttccgaAACATCCAAGATTACcgctagtttttggtggggttcgtgttgcttattctttagttttctatgttatgtgaTGTGCTctaatgtttgtctgtttgtcttttcagttttagccaggcgttgttagtttattcgatttatgagtttgactgtccctttggtatctttcgtccttctttttttttcattttttttcgtaAGAAAACCCTGTACCATAAAAAGGGATGTgacaaatttatttacatttttttttcgttgGTTGAAAAAGTCTAATGTTTGATTTAATCAGTTTTAATGACTTCACTTTTTTGCATtgaccttggagttcggtattttctTTTTTGGATATACGTTGTTCTAGTAAAGGTCTTTTTTAGAATTAGACCGAATATGCTTTGGaatataattttggtaagtattcTAAAAAGTTTTATGTGCATTTTTTGCGGttgattatatttttgatttCCTTTTTCACCAACTGTTTATTGCTGTATTTCTGTTAACTATATTTTAATTCCTGGATTTTGATGATGTCAgtgtttctgaaaaataaattaataatgttTCAGTTCATGCATTTCAACTGTCACAATTATATATGAAGTTACTTTTTGCGTATATTTCAGTCGATTTGATCAGACTTCCCTGAATTCATTTAACCAAGGGCATATGACTGATTTGTGAGAGGGATGTAGTGTACTTGTCTATCAAGAATACATTATGGCCTTTTAAACAtcttttgattcaagcgtcactgatgagtcttttttagactaaacgcgcgtctgacgtatatataaaattttaatcctggtatctatgatgagtttattcagatATATGTGATAGCTGACGTCATTGAGTCGTTTTTGATTGGTCATGTAACTGTCGACGTCGACGTGCAGCTTATGATTGCCctaatatattgtttttgaaacaTATTTGTGCGTACATAGCAGTAAACGATTACCTGTCGACGCATCTGATCTAGCCTTCTTTATGATTTCATGCTCATGTTattgtttgttaccttgattcCTTTCGTAATCAATTCAATAGATTTAAACACTAGTAGCTTGCATTTagcattataatttttaaaaccgAAAAATGACGATAACTTGTTTTAGAAACTTCCTAATTACACTGTTTTGATGAGAGAAGTATTCATTATGTTTAGTTGACCATTAGATAAGATATCTACTCTTATTTAAGTTCGTACAAATGGAAAATACGTAGAcattatcatttataaatgcattttatTAGAAAATGTCATGCTGCAACAGTACTAGAATGGTGGCAAATTCaccatatttgttttaaccaGTATTTAAACCGTGAATTCTGATATTTGCAAAAGTGAGCTTTATCTAGCCTAAgtccaggtttaattcaccaacTCGTTTTAGAAAATGCTTGTACAAAGTCAGGAGTATAacagtaaaataaacaaaaatatgccGAATTTCAAGGAATATTCAAATACGAAAGCCCTTGATCAAAATGATGAAAtgaaaacctcaaacacatcaaacgaatagaataCAACTGTCATGTTTtgacttggtacaaacatttCCGTATGTAGAAAAGAATagataaaacctggttttgtCATTTCTTTAGTATATAACTACAATTATTGATAAACCTTGTTAtgcgatatttttgttatacctATGAACAGCCAAATACCTTTTTTTTCGAATGTGATCCGGACACTGGAAACCGATTTGTTGATAAACTTATTTTGAAACgcaaatgaataataaaacagAGATGTTTCATGTTTGATAGCATAACTCTTGAAGGTTTAAAAAGGAAAACTTAGTGAAGATAAATCTATACATTTTACCAGTAAGTTAACAGAGAAATATTAGAGCATGGAGCAGTAAAGTGGCTTTGTCAGTTTACCCTCTGTTTTaaataaaacgtaaaatcacaaaaatactgaactccgaggaaaattaaattggaaagtccctaatcacatggcaaaatcaaatcacaaaacacataaaaacgaatggacaacaactgtcatattcctgacttggtacaggcattttcaaatgtagaaaatggtggattgaacctggttttatagcgcttaacatctcactttgtacgacagtctcatcaaattccgttttatttacaacgatgcgtgaactaaacagacataaacTTATCATATTagaagataccaggattgaaaatttataattgaaccagacgctcgttttgtctacaaaagactcatcagtgacgctcgaattaaaaaacattgaaatagcaaaaaaaaagtatgaagttatagagcattgaggacccaaaattcctaaaagttttgccaaatacagctaagttgaATTAAATTAAGCTTCATTTGGTTCggtatttatttataatattttttgacgGAGGAGATGTAAAAAGTATACCCTTGTTCCCTCTTATTCCCATGGTTACATTTATGATTGCAATTTCAGAATAAACCGATATCTATAATTTTGATGTTTGGTTAAATGTAATTTTCTTTGAACTAGTATTTCTTCCTAAGAAACAATCCTCCTTTTAAGACTGATATCAGAATTGGAAATACATCAAAGAGAACTGTTTATCTAGGTTtctaaattatctaaaacaaaagAGAAACTCTTGAAAAGATCCTATTAACCTTTTCTATCAAGCTTAAggagggttcgtgttgcttattctttattgTTCTCGCCTgagtcatgtgtactattgtttgtcatttttagaATTGGcggtgtcagtttatttccgatttatgagtttgacttaccctctggtatctttcggcccACTTTTATACACATTATTTTTCTCGTATAAAGATCCAGCATTAGTGATAACGTAAAAACTGTCAGTTCATAATAGTTTAACATTTATACAATTAAGTTCGAATTCTTtctggcaaaatcaaaaggtcaaacacatcaaacgaatggttaacaactgtcatatttctgacttggtacaggcattttcaaatgtagaaaaagttggattgaacctggttttatagctaaacctcttacATGTATGACAGTGACATCAAATTCCCAAGCGTGACTCTCTCATTTCTCTTTGAactttaaatgtccctttggtattgaCTGTCTCTTATGTATTATACATACCCCGACATTCTATCCCATTGTTCCCTTCATATCCAGAGAGACATTGACAATTACCAGAGTCATAATACCATTTTCCAGAAAATCTACATAACAAGGTCGGCAGCCTCTCCCTTTGCGAGTTAGCCACACAAACTTCTTCTCGTTTTTCTAATGCCTGGGGGCTACTTCCAACTAGAGTTTCTAAGAAAAACGCATAGTCCATAGTAATGTTTGGACATACTGTGTAGTAAACTTTTAGAGACATTAGTGAAACACAAGTACCAGTGTCTTGAAATGCTAAATATACACCTCTTAATTCTTTAGGTAATGGTATGTCTCGTTTTGCaatatttagtttgttttctTCGTTCTGATACACCTCGTACGAATGATCTGCAGTAATTGTATCAATAACGTCGTATGTTGTAGCATCCCATGATCGTATGACGTCATCAGCAATGTCTGATTCAGCTTCATAAATATACAGATTAAAAGACTCCTTACTTGCTGTCATCAGGGTTGGGTTCTGATATCTggaacatttttttatagaatactCGACTTCTATTCTAATACTATTGGCATCGTTCGTATCTATAAATGGTGTTCTAAGTCAGTTGTCGATAGAACTACTTCCCATAGAACAGGAATCATACACTCTCAATTGTGTTCcgtcgtgatggcgtccgtaaaatttacgaagggataatttcaacttcaacatttggaacGCTTGagttaatagcttccttgtgagccaCAACCCTCtatcatgaaaatcatgataggaaatgcaagcacgggaatatcgtataaattgggagatatatacaccgtatgcaggcgctgctggaatgttgctacttagaaatggaaagttcacaattggaaaactgaaatcatctcttttgttgtaaagttttcttttcaatcgaccctcattgtcaatttctagatgtaagtcaagatatgaggacgacttaactgtatctgttgtagaCTTTATAatcgatgtaaacataaacatagatattaATAGAATAAGCAACTCGTGCAATTTGATTTTAATCGGttggttaaattttgttttataaatttaaaaaaaattatgtttatggTCGTTTTTACCttaataagaaatatttttgtggattgaattagtcaatcaaattatttaccttagtttcactttaaatgttgacactcttttcctttaaataaccgtaTACGGACAATACATGCGTTATTCTATCTTTTTCTACGGGGTTAAATTGGAgattaatgaggtcgaattattcacttgcaactGTCTGTTTACAAATTGGGAAAaagcttaaaaaatcatttgtatGTGGTTGttcattcgattgatgagttcaagcttaaaattaTCTGTATGTTGTTTTCCATAAGTTCGATGTGTGGACAAGAGGACATGTTTATCAAAACACCGCCTTCCATATGatagaggtaaaaaaaaattgaaattagagCAATCAAAGTAGACAACAGagagatacattttttaaaacatccCTACGGATTTCGAACCTGCCGGACTGAATGAGAGAAATGGAAACTGTGTGACGTCATTGCCAATAATCCTTGTTCATGGAgcaaacaaacacaaacttttcatgaaaagaaaaaaagaatttgtAGACAAATACAATACATGAATAAAGAACTGACAACAGCAGTCTATAAAAATATAATGCTATATAACAGGATATGAAATGTAAGAAAAAAGAAATTGGAAGCTTAACACCTATTTTATTGAAACATAAATTGGGGTCTTAAGGCAAATATATATTTTGCCTAGAGCTAAACCTATTTCTAACAAATGAAAGGTGTGTCAATAACAGATACATCATTTTACAAGAAAACATGACtaaagagatacatgtatataagaaacCAATATGCGAGACCTTTAACATCGTAGACAAGAACATACAGATACCGACATCGTTATCGATCAAAATCATCAAAGCGTTGAtgcaattataataaaatatacagattTGTCATCGTCAGCAAAACTAGATTTGAAAGTTGTTACACTATGCTTAATATGTAGTTATAAAGCCGATAACAGATCTTGTAAATTTGTCATTGTCTACCTCAGATTTTCCTGACTCACTGACATTGCCAAGGTGGCAccgattcataaaaaaaacctcaGTGATTTTGCTTATCTATTACCGTATATAATGCATGCGTGTAAATGTCAATTCGGTTAAGAGCTCATGTTTACTATgttaatttgtcaaaattatttggctaaaaaaaaaaaaaaatagacacatTCTAgtacataaaaacataaaatagtaaactaaagacttagcaacacgaacccaaataaataaactcataatagataccaggattgcaatTTCATATCTGCGCTATGCATCGCTGTAATAAATATTCGAATCAGTTTCTAAATTTATATTAACCAATCCATACTATTGTTTCCTTGTCTGTGTTCTGTGTTCTGTGTACAAAAACAGTTGGAAATGCCCAATATCAAGAGGAAAATTTAAACATTATCCGGCCATG
It includes:
- the LOC139510393 gene encoding ephrin type-B receptor 1-B-like, with the protein product MTASKESFNLYIYEAESDIADDVIRSWDATTYDVIDTITADHSYEVYQNEENKLNIAKRDIPLPKELRGVYLAFQDTGTCVSLMSLKVYYTVCPNITMDYAFFLETLVGSSPQALEKREEVCVANSQRERLPTLLCRFSGKWYYDSGNCQCLSGYEGNNGIECRGMYNT